The following proteins come from a genomic window of Miscanthus floridulus cultivar M001 chromosome 2, ASM1932011v1, whole genome shotgun sequence:
- the LOC136537070 gene encoding cyclin-D2-2-like has translation MGFCCARGSDDSSSLLCEEDVGDIFGCNGDEEELPSDEVVASLMEKEKEQLHSVATGDYLQRLLSAGGLESSCRIAAIDWIKKATAYYYFGPLSAYLAVNYLDRYLSTNQIPADQPWMPQLLSIACLTIAAKMEETMVPRRLDFYDQNQKYTFELVTIQRMEIHVLASLNWRMQAVTPFSYINYFVDKFTEGKPLSCGFISRCTEIILGTLEATKFLQFRPSEIAAAVVLSAAAESYVIVFSSALLASDIPVSKEHVKRCHEALQEVGLVKKKTDYGVMSPSRVLDAACFSFKTDDNQTAGSSQGNNNNDNYNQAYAPANKRTRLDI, from the exons ATGGGGTTCTGCTGTGCCCGTGGAAGTGATGACTCCTCTTCCCTGCTGTGTGAAGAGGACGTGGGCGACATTTTTGGGTGCAATGGCGACGAGGAGGAGCTTCCG AGCGATGAGGTCGTAGCATCCCTgatggagaaggagaaggagcagCTGCATAGTGTTGCAACGGGGGATTACCTCCAGAGGTTGTTGAGCGCTGGAGGACTGGAGTCATCTTGTAGGATTGCTGCCATTGATTGGATCAAAAAG GCCACGGCTTATTATTATTTTGGACCGTTGTCTGCTTATCTTGCTGTTAACTATCTTGATAGATACCTCTCCACAAATCAAATCCCA GCTGACCAGCCCTGGATGCCACAGCTGCTGTCCATTGCTTGCCTAACCATTGCGGCCAAGATGGAGGAGACCATGGTTCCTCGACGCCTGGATTTCTATGATCAGAATCAG AAGTATACTTTCGAATTAGTTACTATTCAAAGAATGGAGATTCATGTTCTGGCCTCTCTGAATTGGAGAATGCAAGCTGTGACGCCATTCTCTTACATCAACTATTTCGTGGACAAGTTCACTGAGGGGAAGCCGCTAAGTTGCGGATTCATTTCTCGGTGCACCGAGATCATACTTGGCACCCTTGAAG CAACGAAGTTCCTACAATTCAGGCCTTCTGAGATCGCAGCAGCAGTGGTTCTATCAGCGGCTGCTGAGTCTTATGTCATTGTCTTCAGCAGCGCTCTTTTAGCTTCTGATATCCCTGTCAGTAAG GAACATGTAAAGAGATGCCATGAAGCATTGCAAGAAGTGGGATTAGTGAAGAAGAAAACAGACTACGGTGTGATGAGTCCATCTCGCGTGCTGGATGCCGCATGCTTCAGCTTCAAGACGGACGATAACCAGACAGCCGGTTCATCCCAGGGAAACAACAACAATGACAACTACAACCAAGCTTACGCTCCAGCAAACAAGAGGACAAGGCTGGACATCTAG